One Salvelinus alpinus chromosome 9, SLU_Salpinus.1, whole genome shotgun sequence genomic window, ATGTTAGTTAGTTGGGCTAGCTATTACAACTACTAACCTTTGTTAGTTAGTTAAGCTAGCTATTACAACTACTAACCTTTGTTAGTTAGTTAAGCTAGCTATTACAACTACTAACCTTTGTTAGTTAGTTAAGCTAGCTATTACAACTACTAACCTTTGTtagttagttaggctagctattacaactactaaccaatgttagttagttaggctagctaTTGCAACTACTAACCTATGTTAGTTAGTTAGACTAGTTATTACAACTAATAACATTTTAGTTAGGCTAGCTATTACAACTACAAACCAATGTTAGTTAGTTAAGCTAGCTATTACAACTAATAACCTGTTAGTTAAGCTAGCTATTACAACTACTAAACAATGTTAGTTAGTTAGACTAGTTATTACAACTAATAACctgttagttaggctagctattacaactactaacctatgttagttagttaggctagctaTTACAACTACTAACCTATGTTAGTTAGTTAAGCTGGCTATTACAACTACTAACCTATGTTAGTTAGTTAAGCTGGCTATTACAACTACTAACCTATGTTAGTTAGTTAAGCTGGCTATTACAACTACTAACCTATGTTAGTTAGTTAAGCTGGCTATTACAACTACTAACCTATGTTAGTTAGTTAAGCTGGCTATTACAACTACTAACCTATGTTAGTTAGACTACATAAAAATTCTGAAACCTGATCATAGCTGCTCATCTAGAATGATTCAAAGGTTTACAAAAATACCTTTGTTTGTAGATGCATTGGCGTGTATTATATTACATCATATGCGTGCGTTGCATGTTCCTAAATAAATACAGCTGCCAGTGTGCCCATGCACACAATCATATTACCAATTTGCCATTTTGAATGCAACTCCCTATTTATAATTGGCCGGTATGAAGCGTAGGCTATTATGTAAATCCTGTGTCAATTACAGACTTTATCTAGGAATATTTTATAGCCTGCTATGTGCCAATTTTTAACTCTTAATTATACTAGATCACATCACGTGGTCCCTATCAtcactcttttctcctctctgtcccctctttaTTTCTCTTCAAtcactctctctgctccctctccctattttcctcccccactctcccatccatctcctctgccctcccctctctctctcgctctctctcccctgccccctctttccctctccctttctaACCATGTGATGTACGTGTTTGACAATGCTCTCTCATGTCCCTCTGTTTCGGTTGCTAGGGAGGGGAGACAGTCCTAGGCAACGTTGTACGCAAATCTCCAGCCGAGACGCGAGAACCAGGATAACGTACACTAGTTTGAGATATCAAGAGGCGACAGTGAAGAGTGGACCGAGCGACAGCGCGCAACCGATAGTTTTCATAGTAGCCAAATTGAAAATTCTCCATTTTGTATACAGGCGACGGTCTAGTGACTTTGGGCACCAAGATGACGACATTAACGATGCCCGAAATGCGCAACCGTCATCACCAAAGCAAGAGTGAGTGATCACCAAAGTGGACTTCCCTTTTGCTCTTTCACTTTGCCGCTGGCCAGGTCAACACATCACATCACCACACAGCTGCGTAGCCGCCTGCGCGTCAAGCTGGGCTCcgactcgctcgctctctcgacGGACGGAATATACAGTCATCACGGAAAAGAACATCTAGCGCGAACGTATCCACTTTTTTTGGGGAGGTAATTCTTGTTCTGCGTTCTCACATCATACGATCAGTGGAACAGGTGACACTGACATCTGCTCCGTCTGTCGAGCAGAATTCAAGCTCATATGGAAACTAAAATGAAATGTGTAAAGCCTGCGGTTGTCGTGTGTCACACAGGGCTGAAAACATATCTACTGAAAACTTCCATGGAGTAAAGTAGCCGACAGTAAGACGCGGACAGCATCAACATGAACATATGATACCCAAATGGCAAGTTTGCTTCTGTTGGAAGTTTGTGGAGCCATTTTATCTGTTCTGGGAAGACATTTATAGTCTTATTTACATTGGTTGACTGCTCTGTCTGACTCCAAACAGACACGAAGAGACTATGTTTTATCATCAACATTCAGCTTTATATTGTTgagttaaattattattattatcacttCTGTAAACACTACTCTGCTGCTTTTGGTTGTTGTTGATAATACGCCTCTAATTGGCTTATCCATCCCCCCCACCTCATCCTTTCAACTGTTCCCCAGGTccttgctgtaaatgagaatgtgttctcagtcaacttacctgctAAAATAAgggtaaacatatatatatatatatttttacaattaCAAGTAAATCAATGTTATTGTAATGTGTAGATGTCAGTTGACACTTCATCTAATGTGGGGCAGTCAGACAGTGCCACTTCTAGTACCATGTGTTGGTCTGTGGCTGCTGAGCTAGCAGAGAGCAATCACTGGCCTATTAAGGAACACAATGCCCCCTGTTGCTGCGGGTCCTGCCACTGGATCCTTTCTCACCAGTTCAGAGCCTCCGACCGGGCTGACCAGCACCAGCCTCAGTTCAGAGTAGGAGCCTCCGACCGGGCTGACCAGTCTCAGAACCAGCGCCAGCCCCAGCCAGACCAGCCTCGGACACAGACACGACCAGCCTCAGAACCAGCCTCGGACACGTCTTCAGACACTGTCCTATCCTGACCAGCTTCAGCCTCAACCCCAGACAGTGTCGAAGcttcagtctcagtctcagtcccaACCCCAGTCTCAGACAAGGCTTCAGCCTCATCCCCTGATTCCATCCTGACTCAGCCAGTATCCAACGGCAGGCTGCCGGGCCACGGGTGTAGCAACGGGCGTAGCAACGGGCGTAGCATGGGCAACTCCTCCAggaaggaggaggatgaggaagagaaggatggggatggggagaaAGTGAAAGtaatggaggaggagaagaggaggaggaagaagaagaaagaggaggagatggaggacgaTGAGCTTCCCCTAGGTGTGGAGGAGATGCTGGCGAGCGGAGATCCCGTCTTGGATCTGAGCTATAAGAAGTTCCGCAGGTTGCCCGGTGTGATCTGTGGGCTACGCCACCTGGAGAAGCTGTATGTGTGTGGTAACAGCCTGCGGACCCTCCCGGAGAACATCGTCCAACTAAAGGGCCTCCGCATCCTGGCTCTAGACTTTAACAAGATGGAGGACGTCCCGTTGGCCATCTGCCAGCTCCGCAACCTGACACGTCTCTACCTGGGCTCCAACCGCCTGATATCTCTCCCTCCAGAGCTACGCAACCTTCAGAGCCTTCGCTGCCTCTGGATGGAGAGCAACTACTTCACGTGCTTCCCCCGCCAGCTCTACGATTTACCCCACCTCAGGTCCCTCCAGATGGGGGACAACAGGCTACGGACCCTGCCCCCGGACCTGTGGCGTATGGAGGCTCTGCGAGGGCTATGGTTATACGGGAACCGTTTCACAGAGTTTCCCCGTGTCTTACTCCGCATGGTGGATCTGGAGATCTTAGACCTGGACAAGAACAAGATCGCGGTGTTCCCTAATCTGAGTCGGCTCCCCGCCCTCCGCCTCTTTTCCTACGACCACAACCCTGTGGAGGGGCCTCCCGGCGTGGGGGAGGAGGTGCTGCTGGTTGGGGAGGGGGCCCAGGAGGAGCTCCAGGATCGGGCAGACAGGAAGGCTAAGAAGGAGCAGGATGTGAGGGATGCGGAGGAGGCTGTGCTGGCCGGGGATGGGCCTGTGATCCAAGGCATTCTAAAGACGGCCAAACAGAACAGTGCATCGCACGCTGGGCACAAGTACAACGAGGTGGTAACCGAAGCGATGCCCCTAaccgaggaggagaggaggaagaaggagatGGAGGCGGAGTTAGAGAGGGCGTTGAACGACTACGGGGCGGGGCTTGAGTATGACCTGGAGGGGATAGAATATGACAAGGAGGAGCTTATATGTGAGGGGGAGGGGTATGAGGTTGGGGATTTGGAGTACGAACGAGGAGATATGGACTATGAgtatgaggagggggaggagctaGAGGAACCAGGAAGACAAGGGGGCCGGCATtgatgactgactgattgactccTCCTCCTGCAAAGGCTCTGACTCCTGCCCTCCTAAGTCTAGACTTGTTTGACCTTGCAGCAGACATTGCAggcgactgactgatctacaagccaccttgcatcataaatagcTACTTCgaattatttgtagatcagtcagtcacaatttaccaaCAATGCATCACGGATTCGATGCTCTCAGACACAGCCTCTCACCCCTCCCCTTCCTAAACCTAGGACCCATCCCCTTCCTAAACCTAGGACCCCTCCTCTTCCTAAACCTAGGACCCATCCCCTTCCTAAACCTAGGACCCCTCCCCTTCCTAAACCTAGGACCCCTCCCCTTCCTAAACCTAGGACCCCTCCCCTTCCTAAACCTAAGACCCCTTCCTAAACCTAGGATCCATCCCCTTCCTAAACCTAGGACCCCTCCCCTTCCTAAACCTAGGACCCCTCCCCTTCCTAAACCTAGGACCCCTCCCCTTCCTTAACCTAGGACCCATCCCCTTCCTAAACCTAGGACCCCTCCCCTTCCTAAACCTAGGACCCCTCCCCTTCCTAAACCTAGGACCCCTCCCCTTCCTAAACCTAGAACCCCTTCCTAAACCTAGGACCCCTCCCCTTCCTAAACCTAGGACCCATCCCCTTCCTAAACCTAGGACCCCTCCCCTTCCTAAACCTAGGACCCATCCCCTTCCTAAACCTAGGACCTATCCCCTTCCTAAACCTAGGACCCATCCCCTTCCTAAACCTAGGACCCATCCCCTTCCTAAACCTAGGACCCCTCCCCTTCCTAAAC contains:
- the LOC139584117 gene encoding leucine-rich repeat-containing protein 10B-like; translation: MGNSSRKEEDEEEKDGDGEKVKVMEEEKRRRKKKKEEEMEDDELPLGVEEMLASGDPVLDLSYKKFRRLPGVICGLRHLEKLYVCGNSLRTLPENIVQLKGLRILALDFNKMEDVPLAICQLRNLTRLYLGSNRLISLPPELRNLQSLRCLWMESNYFTCFPRQLYDLPHLRSLQMGDNRLRTLPPDLWRMEALRGLWLYGNRFTEFPRVLLRMVDLEILDLDKNKIAVFPNLSRLPALRLFSYDHNPVEGPPGVGEEVLLVGEGAQEELQDRADRKAKKEQDVRDAEEAVLAGDGPVIQGILKTAKQNSASHAGHKYNEVVTEAMPLTEEERRKKEMEAELERALNDYGAGLEYDLEGIEYDKEELICEGEGYEVGDLEYERGDMDYEYEEGEELEEPGRQGGRH